A region from the Oncorhynchus tshawytscha isolate Ot180627B linkage group LG26, Otsh_v2.0, whole genome shotgun sequence genome encodes:
- the LOC112225064 gene encoding regulator of nonsense transcripts 3A isoform X2: MRSETDQMTGGREESVVEIQFRDIPGGQDAVSVNSKQKEEKKEVFTKVVIRRLPPNLSKDQLEEQLSPLPPYDYFEFFPADQSLYPHLFSRVYINFRNPEDILLFRDRFDGYVFIDNKGQEYPAVVEFAPFQKVSKKKLKKKDSKAGSIEEDPEYRRFLENYSCDEEKSMANPETLLGEIEAKTKKLIAKRTTPLLEYIKNKKLEKHRIREEKREERRRRELEKKRQREEEKRKRREEERRKRKEADKQKKLSEKEIKIKLLKKSDWDDDVDSDRLKDKGDSGDTERAKWDKPSGHMKSKEIKDPGQMESDKEQREHGRRQRDKDHRGRDEERKRQRHHYEFDKSMRCKEDTKWGKGYCQDRAKKDGQYHSSYSYDTCDKVGKEVREDIGGSRKDRVRNKSVLAYQDRRTSQSEGPHQIRGALPNKDRPAMQLYQPGAHNRKRVSSAMKGYELPMNRSPEHVAADHCYEAVAMETGSEKSGDE; encoded by the exons GTAGTAATAAGGCGACTTCCACCCAACCTGTCCAAGGACCAGCTGGAAGAACAGCTCAGTCCTCTTCCACCCTATGACTACTTTGAGTTTTTTCCTGCTGATCAAAG CCTCTATCCACACCTGTTCTCCAGAGTTTACATTAACTTCAGAAACCCCGAAGACATCCTGCTCTTCAGAGACCGCTTTGATGGCTATGTTTTCATTGATAACAAAG GCCAGGAGTACCCAGCTGTGGTAGAGTTTGCCCCCTTTCAGAAAGTCTCCAAGAAGAAGCTCAAAAAGAAAGATTCCAAAGCTGGAAGCATTGAAGAAG ACCCGGAGTACCGGCGGTTTCTGGAGAACTACTCCTGTGATGAGGAGAAGTCCATGGCCAACCCCGAAACCCTGCTGGGAGAGATAGAGGCCAAGACAAAGAAACTCATAG CCAAAAGAACAACACCTCTTCTGGAGTACATCAAGAATAAGAAACTTGAGAAGCAC aggataagagaggagaagagagaggagcgtcGACGCAGGGAGCTGGAGAAGAAacggcagagggaggaggagaagaggaaacggagggaggaggagagacgcaAACGCAAGGAGGCGGATAAACAGAAGAAACTATCGGAGAAGGAGATCAAGATCAAG CTCCTGAAGAAGAGTGACTGGGACGATGATGTGGACTCTGACAGGCTCAAGGACAAAGGAGACAGTGGGGACACAGAGAGGGCCAAGTGGGACAAACCCAGTGGACACATGAAGTCAAAGGAAATCAAGGACCC GGGTCAGATGGAGAGCGATaaggagcagagagagcacggccgcaggcagagagacaaagaccacagaggaagagacgaggagaggaaacgACAGCGCCACCACTACGAGTTCGACAAGTCCATGCGGTGCAAGGAGGATACCAAGTGGGGTAAAGGCTACTGCCAGGACCGGGCAAAGAAAGATGGCCAATACCACAGCTCCTACTCCTACGACACGTGCGACAAGGTGGGCAAGGAGGTCAGAGAGGACATTGGCGGTAGCAGGAAGGACCGCGTTCGGAACAAG TCTGTGTTAGCCTATCAGGACAGAAGGACGTCCCAGTCAGAGGGGCCACACCAGATACGAGGGGCTCTGCCAAACAAG GACCGGCCTGCCATGCAGCTCTACCAGCCAGGCGCTCACAATCGCAAGCGCGTGAGCTCTGCGATGAAAGGTTATGAGCTTCCCATGAACCGCTCGCCAGAACACGTGGCGGCGGACCACTGCTACGAGGCCGTCGCCATGGAAACGGGCTCGGAAAAGAGTGGAGACGAGTAG
- the LOC112225064 gene encoding regulator of nonsense transcripts 3A isoform X1, which translates to MRSETDQMTGGREESVVEIQFRDIPGGQDAVSVNSKQKEEKKEVFTKVVIRRLPPNLSKDQLEEQLSPLPPYDYFEFFPADQSLYPHLFSRVYINFRNPEDILLFRDRFDGYVFIDNKGQEYPAVVEFAPFQKVSKKKLKKKDSKAGSIEEDPEYRRFLENYSCDEEKSMANPETLLGEIEAKTKKLIAKRTTPLLEYIKNKKLEKHRIREEKREERRRRELEKKRQREEEKRKRREEERRKRKEADKQKKLSEKEIKIKLLKKSDWDDDVDSDRLKDKGDSGDTERAKWDKPSGHMKSKEIKDPGQMESDKEQREHGRRQRDKDHRGRDEERKRQRHHYEFDKSMRCKEDTKWGKGYCQDRAKKDGQYHSSYSYDTCDKVGKEVREDIGGSRKDRVRNKVSDKSVLAYQDRRTSQSEGPHQIRGALPNKDRPAMQLYQPGAHNRKRVSSAMKGYELPMNRSPEHVAADHCYEAVAMETGSEKSGDE; encoded by the exons GTAGTAATAAGGCGACTTCCACCCAACCTGTCCAAGGACCAGCTGGAAGAACAGCTCAGTCCTCTTCCACCCTATGACTACTTTGAGTTTTTTCCTGCTGATCAAAG CCTCTATCCACACCTGTTCTCCAGAGTTTACATTAACTTCAGAAACCCCGAAGACATCCTGCTCTTCAGAGACCGCTTTGATGGCTATGTTTTCATTGATAACAAAG GCCAGGAGTACCCAGCTGTGGTAGAGTTTGCCCCCTTTCAGAAAGTCTCCAAGAAGAAGCTCAAAAAGAAAGATTCCAAAGCTGGAAGCATTGAAGAAG ACCCGGAGTACCGGCGGTTTCTGGAGAACTACTCCTGTGATGAGGAGAAGTCCATGGCCAACCCCGAAACCCTGCTGGGAGAGATAGAGGCCAAGACAAAGAAACTCATAG CCAAAAGAACAACACCTCTTCTGGAGTACATCAAGAATAAGAAACTTGAGAAGCAC aggataagagaggagaagagagaggagcgtcGACGCAGGGAGCTGGAGAAGAAacggcagagggaggaggagaagaggaaacggagggaggaggagagacgcaAACGCAAGGAGGCGGATAAACAGAAGAAACTATCGGAGAAGGAGATCAAGATCAAG CTCCTGAAGAAGAGTGACTGGGACGATGATGTGGACTCTGACAGGCTCAAGGACAAAGGAGACAGTGGGGACACAGAGAGGGCCAAGTGGGACAAACCCAGTGGACACATGAAGTCAAAGGAAATCAAGGACCC GGGTCAGATGGAGAGCGATaaggagcagagagagcacggccgcaggcagagagacaaagaccacagaggaagagacgaggagaggaaacgACAGCGCCACCACTACGAGTTCGACAAGTCCATGCGGTGCAAGGAGGATACCAAGTGGGGTAAAGGCTACTGCCAGGACCGGGCAAAGAAAGATGGCCAATACCACAGCTCCTACTCCTACGACACGTGCGACAAGGTGGGCAAGGAGGTCAGAGAGGACATTGGCGGTAGCAGGAAGGACCGCGTTCGGAACAAGGTGAGCGACAAG TCTGTGTTAGCCTATCAGGACAGAAGGACGTCCCAGTCAGAGGGGCCACACCAGATACGAGGGGCTCTGCCAAACAAG GACCGGCCTGCCATGCAGCTCTACCAGCCAGGCGCTCACAATCGCAAGCGCGTGAGCTCTGCGATGAAAGGTTATGAGCTTCCCATGAACCGCTCGCCAGAACACGTGGCGGCGGACCACTGCTACGAGGCCGTCGCCATGGAAACGGGCTCGGAAAAGAGTGGAGACGAGTAG